One window from the genome of Thermaerobacter marianensis DSM 12885 encodes:
- the ileS gene encoding isoleucine--tRNA ligase encodes MDYRATLNLPQTDFPMRANLPQREPEIQRRWDEMGLYRRLREARRGRPRFVLHDGPPYANGDIHVGTALNKVLKDVVVRYASMAGYDAPYVPGWDTHGLPIERRALEVLGVDRRAISPVELRNHCRAYALDQMNRQRQQFRRLGVLGDWERPYLTLEPEYEAKQVEVFGEMARRGYIYRSLYSVYWCPVDETALAEAEIEYREKTSPSIYVAFDVVDGRGRLRAGARLVIWTTTPWTIPANLAIAVHPEARYVAVETDRGLLVVAEPLVERVLQAARLDERGRSGPWTGAELEGVTYRHPLFDRTSPVVLAEHVSMEEGTGLVHTAPGHGQEDFEVGRRYGLPVLSPVDDRGRFTEEAGPFAGLFYADANPHIIRALEEAGALLADGTIRHQYAHCWRCRQPVIFRATTQWFASVEGFRQKALETIDRVRWIPEWGRDRIRNMVADRGDWCISRQRAWGVPIPVFYCEACQEPVITEESIRAVAALFRREGSNAWFLREAAEILPAGFTCPHCGSRQGFRNETDIMDVWFDSGSSHAAVLETRPELAWPADLYLEGSDQHRGWFQSSLLTAVATRGQAPYRAVLTHGFVVDGEGRKMSKSLGNVVDPNDVIRRYGADVLRLWAVSSDYRGDVRISEDILKQMAEIYRKIRNTLRFLLGNLGDFDPARDAVAYDQLPELDRWALARLAQVTERVRRAYDEYQYHVLYHTIHNFCVTDLSAFYLDVLKDRLYASLPADPGRRAAQTVLYQLARTLTLLLAPVLCHTAEEVWGHLPRVDGDPESVHLALMPEPQAAWRDAELLRRYEVLLEVREAVYRALEQARRDKVVEVPAEARVVIAGAAGDQGQVLERYAAQLPELFLVAEVVVEPGRGGSADGARPSPGGAAGEARASGLAVRVERSSLARCARCWRHVPGVGDDPDYADLCPRCAEVVRQLQAAPGAGRPAGA; translated from the coding sequence GTGGACTACCGCGCAACCTTGAACCTGCCGCAGACGGACTTCCCCATGCGGGCGAACCTGCCCCAGCGGGAGCCCGAGATCCAGCGCCGCTGGGACGAGATGGGCCTCTACCGGCGGCTGCGCGAGGCGCGCCGCGGGCGGCCGCGGTTCGTCCTGCACGACGGCCCGCCCTACGCCAACGGCGACATCCACGTGGGCACGGCGCTCAACAAGGTCCTCAAGGACGTGGTGGTGCGCTACGCGTCCATGGCGGGCTACGACGCGCCCTACGTGCCGGGCTGGGACACCCACGGCCTGCCCATCGAGCGGCGCGCCCTGGAGGTGCTGGGCGTCGACCGGCGGGCCATCTCGCCCGTGGAACTGCGCAACCACTGCCGCGCCTACGCCCTCGACCAGATGAACCGGCAACGCCAGCAGTTCCGCCGCCTCGGCGTGCTGGGCGACTGGGAGCGGCCGTACCTCACCCTGGAGCCCGAGTACGAGGCCAAGCAGGTCGAGGTCTTCGGCGAGATGGCGCGGCGCGGCTACATCTACCGCAGCCTGTACTCGGTCTACTGGTGCCCGGTGGACGAGACGGCCCTGGCGGAGGCGGAGATCGAGTACCGGGAGAAGACCTCGCCCTCCATCTACGTCGCCTTCGACGTGGTGGACGGCCGCGGCCGCCTGCGCGCCGGCGCCCGCCTGGTGATCTGGACCACCACGCCCTGGACGATCCCGGCCAACCTGGCCATCGCCGTCCACCCCGAGGCGCGCTACGTGGCGGTGGAGACGGACCGGGGGCTCCTGGTGGTGGCCGAGCCCCTGGTGGAGCGGGTGCTCCAGGCCGCCCGGCTGGACGAACGCGGCCGCTCCGGCCCGTGGACCGGGGCCGAGCTGGAGGGGGTCACCTACCGCCACCCGCTGTTCGACCGCACCTCCCCGGTGGTGCTGGCCGAGCACGTCAGCATGGAAGAGGGGACGGGCCTGGTGCACACGGCGCCCGGCCACGGCCAGGAGGACTTCGAGGTCGGCCGCCGCTACGGCCTGCCCGTGCTGAGCCCGGTGGACGACCGCGGCCGCTTCACCGAGGAGGCGGGGCCCTTCGCCGGCCTGTTCTACGCCGACGCGAACCCCCACATCATCCGCGCCCTGGAGGAGGCGGGGGCGCTGCTGGCCGACGGCACCATCCGCCACCAGTACGCCCACTGCTGGCGCTGCCGGCAGCCCGTGATCTTCCGGGCCACCACCCAGTGGTTCGCTTCCGTGGAGGGCTTCCGGCAGAAGGCCCTGGAGACCATCGACCGGGTGCGCTGGATCCCCGAGTGGGGCCGCGACCGCATCCGCAACATGGTGGCCGACCGCGGCGACTGGTGCATCTCCCGCCAGCGCGCCTGGGGCGTGCCCATCCCGGTCTTCTACTGCGAGGCGTGCCAGGAGCCGGTGATCACCGAGGAGAGCATCCGCGCGGTGGCCGCGCTCTTCCGGCGCGAGGGGTCCAACGCCTGGTTCCTGCGGGAGGCGGCCGAGATCCTGCCGGCGGGCTTCACCTGCCCCCACTGCGGCAGCCGGCAGGGCTTCCGCAATGAGACCGACATCATGGACGTGTGGTTCGACTCGGGCTCCAGCCACGCCGCCGTCCTGGAGACCCGCCCCGAGCTGGCCTGGCCGGCCGACCTCTATCTGGAGGGTTCGGACCAGCACCGGGGCTGGTTCCAGTCGTCCCTGCTGACGGCCGTGGCCACCCGCGGCCAGGCACCCTACCGGGCCGTGCTGACCCACGGCTTCGTGGTCGACGGCGAGGGCCGCAAGATGTCCAAGTCCCTGGGCAACGTGGTCGACCCCAACGACGTGATCCGCCGGTACGGGGCGGACGTGCTGCGCCTGTGGGCGGTCTCGTCGGACTACCGCGGCGACGTGCGGATCTCCGAGGACATCCTCAAGCAGATGGCCGAGATCTACCGGAAGATCCGCAACACCCTGCGGTTTCTGCTGGGCAACCTGGGGGACTTCGACCCGGCGCGGGACGCGGTCGCGTACGACCAGCTGCCCGAGCTCGACCGCTGGGCGCTGGCGCGGCTGGCCCAGGTGACGGAGCGGGTGCGCCGGGCCTACGACGAGTACCAGTACCACGTGCTGTACCACACCATCCACAACTTCTGCGTCACCGACCTGAGCGCGTTCTACCTTGACGTGCTCAAGGACCGCCTCTACGCCTCGCTGCCGGCGGATCCCGGGCGGCGGGCGGCCCAGACGGTGCTCTACCAGCTGGCACGGACGCTGACCCTGCTTCTGGCGCCCGTGCTCTGCCACACGGCGGAGGAGGTGTGGGGCCACCTGCCGCGGGTCGATGGGGATCCAGAGAGCGTCCACCTGGCCCTGATGCCCGAGCCCCAGGCGGCCTGGCGGGACGCGGAACTGCTGCGCCGCTACGAAGTGCTGCTGGAGGTGCGGGAGGCGGTCTACCGCGCCCTGGAGCAGGCGCGCCGGGACAAGGTGGTCGAGGTGCCGGCCGAGGCGCGGGTGGTGATCGCCGGGGCGGCCGGGGACCAGGGGCAGGTCCTGGAGCGGTACGCCGCCCAGCTGCCGGAGCTGTTCCTGGTGGCCGAGGTGGTGGTGGAACCCGGCCGCGGCGGTTCGGCGGATGGAGCCCGTCCATCCCCGGGGGGCGCCGCTGGGGAGGCCCGGGCCTCCGGCCTGGCCGTTCGCGTCGAGCGCTCCTCCCTGGCCCGCTGCGCCCGCTGCTGGCGCCACGTTCCCGGCGTGGGGGACGACCCGGACTACGCCGATCTCTGCCCGCGTTGCGCCGAGGTGGTGCGCCAGCTGCAGGCGGCGCCCGGCGCGGGTCGCCCCGCGGGAGCCTGA
- a CDS encoding aspartate/glutamate racemase family protein, producing MRATAAALPGEPGPAIGILGGMGPEATVDLFAKIVRATPARVDQDHVRVIIDNNPKIPDRTAYLRGCGPDPVPAMVAGIRGLVSLGATLILIPCNTAHVYFDRLQAESPVPILHIMREVARALAPGGDPAAGLAAGGPVGLLATELTVASGLYHRALAEVGLQVLVPEPAYQAQVTRAIFGPDGIKAGVYGPARQRLLEAGAHLVERGARVLIAGCTELPLVLRPGDFPVPWVDPAEILARAALARVLGAPVEVGRR from the coding sequence GTGCGGGCGACCGCGGCGGCCTTGCCGGGGGAGCCGGGACCGGCCATCGGCATCCTCGGCGGCATGGGCCCCGAGGCCACCGTCGACCTGTTTGCCAAGATCGTCCGAGCCACCCCCGCCCGGGTCGACCAGGACCACGTGCGGGTGATCATCGACAACAACCCCAAGATCCCCGACCGCACCGCCTACCTGCGCGGCTGCGGCCCGGATCCGGTGCCCGCCATGGTGGCCGGGATCCGCGGGCTCGTATCCCTGGGGGCCACCCTGATCCTGATCCCCTGCAACACCGCCCATGTGTACTTCGACCGGCTGCAGGCCGAGAGCCCGGTGCCCATCCTCCACATCATGCGGGAGGTGGCCCGCGCCCTGGCCCCGGGCGGTGACCCCGCCGCGGGCCTGGCGGCAGGGGGACCGGTGGGCCTTCTGGCCACGGAGCTGACGGTGGCAAGCGGCCTTTACCACCGGGCCCTGGCGGAGGTGGGGCTCCAGGTCCTGGTGCCCGAACCCGCCTACCAGGCGCAGGTGACCCGGGCCATCTTCGGCCCCGACGGCATCAAGGCCGGGGTCTATGGGCCGGCGCGGCAGCGGCTGCTGGAAGCCGGCGCCCACCTGGTGGAGCGGGGCGCCCGGGTGCTGATCGCCGGGTGCACCGAGCTGCCCCTGGTGCTTCGGCCCGGCGACTTCCCGGTCCCCTGGGTCGACCCGGCGGAGATCCTGGCCCGGGCGGCCCTGGCCCGGGTGCTGGGGGCGCCGGTGGAAGTGGGCCGCCGTTGA
- a CDS encoding amidohydrolase — protein sequence MRKVEEGLCTGRGSEILMVASLEPPPAGLVLVGRIVPAPGCGVAAAEAVFFRDGRVVALGSEAAVREAAGPRAEVEILPRGAVVLPGFVDGHCHLLWCAAVAAQLDLRDVDSPEELARRVARRAAQLPPGAWIEGYGWDQSRFHPPIWPDRQLLDRAAPEHPVLLRRVCRHVAVANSLALAAAGVHRETPDPAGGRFVRDRETAELTGLLEETAIERVAAARPQPGFAERLAGLLDAIRTAHAAGITAVHTHDVHHPGELEGVLALYAAARERGRPLRVALDVGWEAFADARAWGPSGHGDPWVRMGSIKFFADGSLGGRTAALREPYADGDGQERGMLRHPPEELAAHVAAAAAAGYQVAIHCIGDRAVDVALQAVAAARGRGGPGRHRLIHVQVMAPEHPGRLAAAGVVAEIQPRFLASDLVFVEERLGPERSRYAYAWRSLLEAGVPLSAGSDAPIEPIPPLDGVQAAVTRDNLAGDPPGGWHPQQKLTVGEALRAYTAGAACGALAEGLWGSLLPGALADAVVLGADPEQVSPGEIRRIPVLATYVGGVPVYRAR from the coding sequence TTGAGGAAGGTTGAGGAAGGCCTGTGCACGGGAAGGGGTTCCGAGATCCTCATGGTTGCAAGCCTTGAACCGCCGCCGGCCGGCCTGGTGCTGGTCGGCCGCATCGTTCCCGCGCCGGGCTGCGGTGTGGCGGCGGCGGAGGCCGTGTTCTTCCGCGACGGCCGCGTGGTGGCGCTGGGATCCGAAGCCGCCGTGCGCGAGGCGGCGGGACCGCGGGCGGAGGTGGAGATCCTGCCGCGGGGCGCGGTGGTGCTGCCGGGGTTCGTGGACGGGCACTGCCACCTGTTATGGTGCGCCGCCGTGGCGGCCCAGCTGGACCTGCGGGACGTGGACTCGCCGGAGGAACTGGCCCGGCGCGTGGCCCGGCGGGCCGCCCAGCTGCCGCCAGGCGCCTGGATCGAAGGGTACGGCTGGGACCAGAGCCGGTTCCACCCGCCGATCTGGCCGGACCGGCAGCTCCTGGACCGGGCGGCGCCGGAGCACCCTGTCCTCCTGCGCCGGGTGTGCCGGCATGTGGCCGTGGCCAACAGCCTGGCCCTGGCGGCGGCGGGCGTCCACCGGGAGACGCCCGACCCGGCGGGAGGCCGGTTCGTCCGGGACCGGGAGACCGCCGAGCTGACGGGTTTGCTCGAGGAAACCGCCATCGAACGGGTGGCGGCCGCGCGGCCGCAACCGGGGTTCGCCGAGCGGCTGGCGGGCCTGCTGGACGCGATCCGCACCGCCCACGCGGCGGGCATCACCGCCGTCCACACCCACGACGTCCACCACCCCGGGGAGCTGGAGGGCGTCCTGGCTCTGTACGCCGCCGCCCGGGAGCGGGGGCGGCCGCTGCGGGTGGCCCTGGACGTGGGCTGGGAGGCCTTCGCCGACGCCCGGGCCTGGGGCCCGTCGGGCCATGGCGACCCGTGGGTCCGCATGGGATCCATCAAGTTCTTCGCCGACGGGTCCCTGGGCGGCCGGACGGCGGCGCTGCGGGAACCCTATGCCGACGGCGACGGCCAGGAGCGGGGCATGCTCCGCCATCCGCCGGAGGAACTGGCCGCCCACGTCGCCGCGGCCGCCGCGGCCGGCTACCAGGTGGCGATCCACTGCATCGGCGACCGGGCGGTGGACGTCGCCCTTCAGGCGGTGGCCGCGGCCCGGGGACGGGGCGGGCCGGGACGGCACCGGCTGATCCACGTCCAGGTGATGGCGCCGGAGCACCCCGGGCGCCTGGCGGCGGCGGGGGTGGTGGCCGAGATCCAGCCGCGGTTCCTGGCTTCGGACCTGGTCTTCGTGGAGGAGCGGCTGGGGCCCGAGCGGAGCCGGTACGCCTACGCGTGGCGCAGCCTGCTGGAGGCCGGGGTGCCGCTGTCCGCCGGGTCCGATGCGCCCATCGAGCCCATACCGCCCCTGGACGGGGTGCAGGCGGCCGTGACCCGGGACAACCTGGCCGGCGACCCGCCGGGCGGCTGGCACCCGCAGCAGAAGCTCACCGTCGGGGAGGCGCTGCGGGCGTACACGGCCGGCGCCGCCTGCGGCGCCCTGGCGGAGGGGCTGTGGGGAAGCCTCCTGCCCGGCGCCCTGGCCGACGCGGTGGTCCTGGGAGCCGACCCGGAGCAGGTGTCGCCGGGGGAGATCCGGCGCATCCCGGTCCTCGCCACCTACGTGGGCGGGGTGCCCGTCTACCGGGCGCGGTGA
- the fbp gene encoding fructose-1,6-bisphosphate aldolase/phosphatase, which translates to MDVTVSVIKADVGSVAGHTRPSDELLEAVRQRVEAEKGGLLLDARVFFCGDDISILMTHQRPPGDEAVHRVAWEAFRAGTAVAQRQGLYGAGQDLLKDAFSGNVRGMGPQVAELALRERPNEALMILAADKTEPGAFNLPLYLAFADPMYSPGLLLSEELHAGFRFVIMDVEHTEGDRLITLDAPERLYDIAALLRDTHRYVIAAIWSRKYPDEQAAAVSTTRLRQIAGRYVGKDDPVAIVRVQKIFPATEEFGPPFALGAFVAGDTRGSHNLPLLPVPVNTPASTFFCHPMVAALGFSMRDGQLTGPVDLFADPVWEPIRHRIVAKALGMRQQGFFQPAMLPISELEYGGITARLRRLDAEFRVEVAKE; encoded by the coding sequence ATGGACGTCACGGTGAGCGTGATCAAGGCCGACGTGGGCAGCGTGGCCGGCCACACCCGCCCCAGCGACGAGCTGCTGGAGGCCGTGCGGCAGCGGGTCGAGGCGGAGAAGGGCGGCCTGCTGCTGGACGCCCGCGTGTTCTTCTGTGGCGACGACATCTCCATCCTCATGACCCACCAGCGCCCGCCGGGGGACGAGGCGGTGCACCGCGTGGCGTGGGAAGCCTTCCGGGCCGGTACCGCGGTGGCCCAGCGCCAGGGGTTGTACGGCGCGGGGCAGGACCTGCTGAAGGACGCCTTCTCGGGCAACGTGCGCGGCATGGGCCCCCAGGTGGCCGAGCTGGCCCTGCGCGAGCGGCCCAACGAGGCGCTGATGATCCTGGCCGCCGACAAGACGGAGCCCGGCGCCTTCAACCTGCCGCTGTACCTCGCCTTCGCCGACCCCATGTACTCGCCGGGCCTGCTGCTCTCGGAAGAGCTCCACGCCGGGTTCCGGTTCGTCATCATGGACGTGGAGCACACCGAGGGCGACCGTCTCATCACCCTGGACGCCCCCGAGCGGCTCTACGACATCGCGGCCCTGCTGCGGGACACCCACCGGTACGTCATCGCGGCCATCTGGTCGCGCAAGTACCCGGACGAACAGGCCGCGGCCGTCAGCACCACGCGCCTGCGGCAGATCGCCGGCCGCTACGTGGGCAAGGACGACCCCGTGGCCATCGTGCGGGTGCAGAAGATCTTCCCCGCCACCGAGGAGTTCGGACCGCCCTTCGCCCTGGGCGCCTTCGTGGCCGGCGATACCCGGGGCAGCCACAACCTGCCCCTGCTGCCGGTGCCCGTGAACACTCCGGCCAGCACCTTCTTCTGCCATCCCATGGTGGCGGCGCTGGGCTTCTCCATGCGCGACGGCCAGCTGACCGGCCCCGTCGACCTCTTCGCCGACCCGGTGTGGGAGCCCATCCGGCACCGCATCGTGGCCAAGGCCCTTGGCATGCGGCAACAGGGCTTCTTCCAGCCCGCCATGCTGCCCATCTCCGAGCTGGAGTACGGTGGCATCACCGCGCGCCTCAGGCGGCTCGACGCCGAGTTCCGGGTGGAGGTGGCGAAGGAGTAG
- a CDS encoding DUF5665 domain-containing protein — MAGLLRRRIPHDRRHRAPQALLGGILHRLDELSWRWQRISIAEYLALFRDPGRLFWMNFVAGVARGLGAAVGFTLLGALVLLALQRAVELNLPYLGSLIADLLRIVRTELDGGTPGPGGPPPGP, encoded by the coding sequence TTGGCCGGGCTGCTGCGGCGGCGTATCCCCCATGACCGCCGCCACCGGGCGCCCCAGGCGTTGCTGGGGGGCATCCTGCACCGCCTGGATGAACTGAGCTGGCGCTGGCAGCGCATCAGCATCGCCGAGTACCTGGCGCTGTTCCGCGATCCCGGCCGGCTCTTCTGGATGAACTTCGTGGCCGGGGTGGCGCGGGGGCTGGGGGCGGCGGTGGGGTTCACGCTGCTGGGCGCGCTGGTGCTCCTGGCCTTGCAGCGGGCGGTGGAACTGAACCTGCCCTACCTGGGCAGCCTGATCGCCGACCTGCTGCGCATCGTCCGCACCGAGCTGGACGGGGGGACCCCGGGGCCCGGCGGCCCACCCCCGGGACCCTGA
- a CDS encoding TraR/DksA C4-type zinc finger protein: MRPEVRAHFRRRLLEERRRIAADLGYNSDIGRLSQRESISELSTYDNHPGDVGTETFERGKDIGRRRDVQRALHDIDAALARLDDGTYGYCQRCGRPIPRERLELLPATPFCKDCAEAMAEREKKVRGTARPVEEAILSPPFARSWRDDTGEIDFDGEDAWQSVAQYGSSETPQDVGEPATYPDIYEDAGDDSGLVEHTDRLLDLRFESAEDVAAAREAVKEHRRRNTGGDGDFGGTASPEGGGREGAGRRE, encoded by the coding sequence ATGCGACCCGAAGTCCGCGCGCACTTCCGCCGGCGCCTGCTGGAGGAGCGGCGCCGCATCGCCGCCGACCTGGGCTACAACAGCGACATCGGCCGGCTCTCCCAGCGGGAGTCGATCAGCGAGCTGTCGACCTACGACAACCATCCCGGGGACGTGGGCACGGAGACCTTCGAGAGGGGCAAGGACATCGGCCGGCGGCGGGACGTCCAGCGGGCGCTGCACGACATCGATGCGGCCCTGGCCCGGCTGGACGACGGGACCTACGGCTACTGCCAGCGGTGCGGGCGCCCGATCCCGCGGGAGCGGCTGGAATTGCTGCCCGCCACGCCCTTCTGCAAGGATTGTGCCGAGGCCATGGCGGAACGGGAGAAGAAGGTCCGGGGCACCGCCCGGCCGGTGGAGGAGGCGATCCTCTCGCCGCCCTTTGCCCGGTCCTGGCGCGACGACACCGGTGAGATCGACTTCGACGGCGAGGACGCCTGGCAGTCGGTGGCCCAGTACGGCAGCTCGGAAACGCCCCAGGACGTGGGGGAACCGGCCACCTATCCCGACATCTACGAGGACGCCGGCGACGACAGCGGGCTGGTGGAGCACACCGACCGGCTGCTGGACCTGCGCTTCGAGTCGGCCGAGGACGTCGCCGCTGCCCGGGAGGCGGTCAAGGAGCACCGGCGCCGGAACACCGGCGGCGACGGCGACTTCGGTGGGACGGCGTCGCCCGAGGGCGGCGGCAGGGAAGGCGCCGGTCGTAGGGAATGA
- the lspA gene encoding signal peptidase II translates to MLPIATALLVFAADQAAKAWVLDRIAPLGTVPAVPGVIRWTFVQNRGAAFGLLQNQTFFFVAVAVIVIAAILYWLPRLPGRAGTARFALGLQLGGAVGNLIDRLRWGYVVDFIDLEFWPLHRWPVFNVADAAIVTGTVLLVLWLLRGAEPVPAGGPEDAGRSQAPRRARPDAGRGADPGGVKATAGDGRSMAGPAVRRAGGGGN, encoded by the coding sequence TTGCTACCCATCGCTACCGCCTTGCTGGTGTTCGCGGCCGATCAGGCGGCGAAGGCCTGGGTTCTGGACCGGATCGCGCCCCTGGGCACCGTGCCGGCCGTGCCCGGCGTGATCCGGTGGACCTTCGTCCAGAACCGGGGCGCCGCCTTCGGCCTTTTGCAGAACCAGACCTTCTTCTTCGTCGCCGTCGCGGTGATCGTCATCGCCGCCATCCTCTACTGGCTTCCCCGCCTGCCAGGGCGAGCCGGTACGGCCCGGTTCGCCCTGGGCTTGCAGTTGGGGGGCGCCGTGGGCAACCTGATCGACCGGTTGCGCTGGGGCTACGTCGTCGACTTCATCGACCTGGAGTTCTGGCCGCTGCACCGCTGGCCGGTGTTCAACGTGGCCGATGCCGCCATCGTCACGGGCACCGTCCTGCTGGTCCTCTGGCTGCTGCGCGGCGCCGAGCCGGTGCCGGCCGGTGGGCCCGAGGATGCCGGCCGGTCCCAGGCGCCGCGGCGGGCGCGTCCCGATGCCGGCCGCGGTGCCGATCCCGGTGGCGTGAAGGCCACGGCGGGCGATGGCCGGTCCATGGCCGGCCCGGCGGTGCGGCGGGCCGGGGGAGGGGGGAACTGA
- a CDS encoding RluA family pseudouridine synthase, translating into MADDPPVAGRAIRTAVFVVPASAAGERLDVFLAGQDSLELTRSAIQRLIRSQQIRVNGRPARPSRRLEPGEEVVVELPAPAPSGVVAEPLPLDVVYEDADVVVLNKPRGWVVHPAPGHPQGTLANALLARYPEMEGVGGPGRPGIVHRLDRDTTGLLVVARSPLAYRELVRQLKERGVHREYLALVRGSPEVREGTVDAPIGRHPVDRKRMAVLPGGGRPARTHFEVVERAGRYTLLRCWLDTGRTHQIRVHLAFIGLPVAGDPVYGGRRAEGELGLEGQALHATRLAFPHPRDGRPMDFTVPPPADFQRALERARQGAQG; encoded by the coding sequence ATGGCCGACGACCCACCCGTAGCCGGCCGCGCGATACGCACGGCGGTGTTCGTGGTGCCGGCCTCGGCGGCGGGAGAACGGCTGGACGTGTTCCTGGCCGGTCAGGATTCGCTGGAACTCACGCGATCGGCCATCCAGCGGCTGATCCGCAGCCAGCAGATCCGCGTCAACGGCCGGCCGGCGCGGCCCAGCCGGCGCCTTGAGCCCGGGGAAGAGGTGGTCGTCGAGTTGCCGGCCCCCGCGCCCAGCGGCGTGGTGGCCGAGCCCTTGCCGCTGGACGTGGTGTACGAAGACGCCGACGTGGTGGTGCTCAACAAGCCGCGCGGATGGGTGGTTCATCCCGCACCCGGGCACCCCCAGGGCACCCTGGCCAACGCCCTGCTGGCCCGCTACCCGGAGATGGAGGGGGTGGGCGGTCCCGGCCGGCCGGGGATCGTGCACCGGCTGGACCGGGATACCACCGGCCTGCTGGTGGTGGCCCGCAGCCCCCTGGCCTACCGGGAGCTGGTGCGCCAGCTGAAGGAGCGCGGGGTCCACCGGGAGTACCTGGCCCTGGTGCGGGGTAGTCCGGAGGTGCGGGAGGGGACGGTGGACGCCCCCATCGGCCGCCATCCCGTGGACCGCAAGCGCATGGCGGTGCTGCCCGGCGGCGGGCGCCCCGCCCGCACCCACTTCGAGGTGGTGGAGCGGGCCGGCCGGTACACCCTGCTGCGCTGCTGGCTCGACACGGGGCGGACCCACCAGATCCGGGTCCACCTGGCCTTCATCGGCCTCCCCGTGGCGGGGGATCCGGTCTATGGCGGCCGGCGGGCCGAGGGGGAACTGGGCCTGGAGGGGCAGGCGCTGCACGCCACCCGCCTGGCGTTCCCGCACCCGCGGGACGGCCGGCCCATGGACTTCACCGTACCGCCGCCCGCCGACTTCCAGCGAGCCCTGGAGCGGGCGCGCCAGGGGGCGCAGGGGTAG
- the pyrR gene encoding bifunctional pyr operon transcriptional regulator/uracil phosphoribosyltransferase PyrR — protein MAGGLKEKARIMDKEALRRALIRIAHEIVERNRELDQVAFVGIRRRGVPIAQRLARYIQEFEGQSLPVGILDITLYRDDLSRLSEKPTVNNTDVPFSIEGKHIILCDDVLYTGRTIRAALDALVDLGRPATVQLAVLVDRGHREIPIRADYVGKNVPTSRREVIECRLEEVDGVDEVWIMEQP, from the coding sequence ATGGCAGGAGGACTCAAAGAGAAGGCACGGATCATGGACAAGGAGGCGCTGCGCCGCGCCCTGATCCGCATCGCCCACGAGATCGTGGAGCGCAACCGCGAGCTGGACCAGGTGGCGTTCGTCGGCATCCGGCGCCGCGGCGTGCCCATCGCCCAGCGCCTCGCCCGCTACATCCAGGAGTTCGAGGGCCAGTCGCTGCCCGTGGGCATCCTGGACATCACCCTCTACCGCGACGATCTCTCCCGCCTGAGCGAGAAGCCGACGGTGAACAACACCGACGTGCCCTTCTCCATCGAGGGCAAGCACATCATCCTCTGCGACGACGTGCTCTACACGGGGCGCACCATCCGGGCGGCCCTGGACGCGCTGGTTGACCTGGGGCGGCCGGCGACGGTCCAGCTGGCCGTGCTAGTCGACCGCGGCCACCGGGAGATCCCCATCCGGGCCGACTACGTGGGGAAGAACGTGCCCACCTCCCGGCGCGAGGTCATCGAGTGCCGCCTGGAGGAAGTGGACGGCGTCGACGAGGTCTGGATCATGGAGCAGCCCTGA